The genomic segment CCGAGCGCCTGCGAGCCGCAGCGGAGATCATACGGGCGAGCGAGCGCCCCGTCCTGATTCTGGGAAGAGGCGCCATGCAGGCGGGAGCCGGCGAGGTCGCCCGCCGCCTAGCCGATCGGATCGGTGCCCTTGTGACGACCACACTCGTCGCCAAGAACTGGCTCAACGACGACGACTACCACGCCGGCATCTCCGGCGCGTACGCGACGAGGACCGCGCTCGAGCTCTTGCAGGAGACCGACTGCGTCATCGCGGTCGGGGCGAGCCTGAACCAGTATACGACGGGGCTCGGCTTCGCCTATCCGCTCGCGCGCTATATCCACATCGACTCCCGCCCGCACGTCGTCATGGGTGGAGGCCGTGCGGCGGAGTGCTACATCCAGGCGGATGCCAAGCTCGGGCTCGAGGCGCTCGACGAGCTCTTGTCGGCGGAGTCCGTCCGCTCCACGGGCTACCGGACGCGCGAGGTCAAGGAGCGGCTGGCAAGTGCTCTCTATGACGAGTCAGTCGTCGAGCTCGAACCGGGGACGGTGGATCCGCGCGCCGTTTGCCACCTCCTCGACAACCTGATCCCGCCCGAGATGGGGCTCGTGCTCGGCAGCGGACAGCAGGTGCGATTCGGGACGATGCTCCTGCAACGGCAGCGGCCTTTCATCGTCGCGCAGCATCACTTCGGCTGCATCGGGCAAGGATTGACGACGGCCATAGGCGCGGTTCTCGCCACCGGGACGCCTGCGTTCCTGATGGAGGGGGACGTGGGGCTGATGATGCATCTCGCCGAGTTCGAGACCGCGGTCCGCTACAAGGTCCCCCTCCTCGTCGTCGTCATGAACGACGAGGCAGTGGGGGCGGAGCTCCACAAGTCGGCGGCGATCGGCCTCGACAGCTCCCTGGCCGAGATTCCCACTCCCGACCTCGGGCAGGTGGGTGTCAGCCTCGGCGGACGCGGCGCGCTCGTCCGGTCGATCGACGCTCTGCGAGAGGCCGCCGCCGCGTTCGTCGAGGACCCTGGTCCGATGCTGATCGACGTCCGGATCTCGCGAGAGGTGCTGAGCATCCCCTATCAGCGCATGTACCGCGACGCAGACGTCTGAAGACGGCGGCGGGGCCAGGCTCAGCGACCGAGGAAACGCGGCTCGCGACGCTCGCGACGCGCGAGAACGCCTTCCTTGCTGTCGTCGCTCTCCTGCGCGCGATGGATGAGCGCGACGACCTCGCGGTGCGAGGCAGGGACGTACAGCTCCGCGTTCAGCGTCGCCTTGATCGCGCGCATCGAGAGCGGAGCGTTCTGCGTCAGGCGTTTGAGGAGTCGGTCGAGCTCGCCCTCGACGACCTCGGCGGGAACAGCCGCGGTAATCATCACCGCGCCGAGCCGAGTTGCTGGCTCGAGGTCTCCCATCAGAAGCAGCCGGCGAGCAAGCGCAGAACGCGCCGCAGTTTCCACCTGCCGCGAGAGCGGCCATGGGGGTACGAGCCCGAGTTGGACGGCTGAGTTCCCCACCTTGGCGTCTTCCACGGCGACCACGAAGTCGCAGTGGGCGACGAGCATGAAGCCGCCTCCGATCGCCGCGCCACTCAACACAGCCACGACGGGGAGTGGGTAGCGCCACACGGCAGAACAGAGGAGCTCGAGAGGGCTCCGGCTCTCCTCGAGCGAGCCTTCCGAGCGCTGCCGGAGATCGACGCCGGAGCAGAACACCGGACCTTCCGCCCGTAGCACCGTGACGCGCTCCTGAGATTTCGGCTCTCGAGTGAACGCGTCGGTTAGCGTGGAAAACATCTCGTGCGTCAGGGCGTTTCGCTTCTCCGGACGGCACAGAGTGATCGTTCGAACCGCTCCACCGTCTCCGACCGCGATACGAACGTCGCCGGCTCTCTCGCCCACGCTCATGGGTGACCAGTGGCGAGCGCAAGGGGATTCGAGCGCAGGTCTCGGAGATGACGACGCTCCGCGCCGTGAGGGTCGTTCTCGACATGCGGGGCGACGTCAAAGGTCATCTGCGATCTCCGCTGGGGGTCGTAGCGGGGCCACTCCGGCACGCCTGAGGCGCTCGGCGCTCCATGGCGCATGAACGCCACCCAGCAGGAGCTCATGCGACGGGCGAGGTCGAGGCGCTCCGGACGGCGACCGGCGAGTGGCGTTCGCCGAGCGATGTCGAAGACGAACGGCAGCTCAACCGCGTGCGGAGACATGAGCTGACCAGGAAACGCGGTCTCGGGCGGCATGGGGACGTCGAACGTAAACTCGTATGTGAAGACGGGCGAGTTGCTGAGCGCAAGCTTCCGCTCGGACAACAGCACCGCGCGCTCCCGCGCGGTAGCGGTCGCGACGTCGACGAGCAGCCG from the Actinomycetota bacterium genome contains:
- a CDS encoding thiamine pyrophosphate-binding protein; translated protein: MKVFHALAEAFVAEGTSMVFTMMGDANMHWLNAVYELGVRIVDVRHEGAGLAMADGWARVRGEPGVCSTTSGPGYAQLATTMVVASRARSPLVAFCGDVAVSDDENAQVFDQRRFAEATEARFVRLSSADDAQKVVRTAFYRARLESRPIVLSAPEDIQQEEFDEQEYVASSSFFPQAPPAPNPERLRAAAEIIRASERPVLILGRGAMQAGAGEVARRLADRIGALVTTTLVAKNWLNDDDYHAGISGAYATRTALELLQETDCVIAVGASLNQYTTGLGFAYPLARYIHIDSRPHVVMGGGRAAECYIQADAKLGLEALDELLSAESVRSTGYRTREVKERLASALYDESVVELEPGTVDPRAVCHLLDNLIPPEMGLVLGSGQQVRFGTMLLQRQRPFIVAQHHFGCIGQGLTTAIGAVLATGTPAFLMEGDVGLMMHLAEFETAVRYKVPLLVVVMNDEAVGAELHKSAAIGLDSSLAEIPTPDLGQVGVSLGGRGALVRSIDALREAAAAFVEDPGPMLIDVRISREVLSIPYQRMYRDADV
- a CDS encoding enoyl-CoA hydratase/isomerase family protein, with the protein product MSVGERAGDVRIAVGDGGAVRTITLCRPEKRNALTHEMFSTLTDAFTREPKSQERVTVLRAEGPVFCSGVDLRQRSEGSLEESRSPLELLCSAVWRYPLPVVAVLSGAAIGGGFMLVAHCDFVVAVEDAKVGNSAVQLGLVPPWPLSRQVETAARSALARRLLLMGDLEPATRLGAVMITAAVPAEVVEGELDRLLKRLTQNAPLSMRAIKATLNAELYVPASHREVVALIHRAQESDDSKEGVLARRERREPRFLGR